AGCCAGCCCCAGCTGTACGACTATATCCAGGAGGACTATCCCGGGTTGCTGGATGCAATCAAGGAGCGTGTTGCCGAAGGCCGCTGGGAACCTCTGGGGGGCATGTGGGTAGAGGCAGACTGCAATCTGAGCGGCCCTGAATCCCTGGCGCGTCAGTTTTTGCTGGGCCGCACCTTTTTCCAGGAACACTTCGGCCGCGATGCCGACTCTCCGGTGCTGTGGCTGCCTGACGTTTTCGGCTATGCGTGGGCATTGCCCCAACTCATCAAACAGGCGGGCCTGGACTACTTCATGACCATCAAGATCGGTTGGAACCAATACAACCGGCTGCCCTACGACAGCTTCTGGTGGCAGGGGCTGGATGGCACCAGGGTATTGACCCACTTCAGCACGACGCCGGACGTGGGCGGTGGTTTTGGTGCCAGCACGTACAACGCCATGGCGGTACCCGAACAGGCCATTACCACCTGGACCAATTTCCAGCAGAAGGAGCTGCAGCAAGAACTGCTGATGATCTTTGGTTACGGCGACGGTGGCGGTGGACCCACGAGGGAGATGTTGGAGAATTTCCGCGAGCTGGAGGCTTTTCCGGCGACACCACGGATGCGGCAGGACAGCGCCGGTGATTTCTTCCGCAACCTTGAAACGACCTCCGGAGACCGCCTTCCGACCTGGAATGCTGAGCTCTATTTCGAGCTTCATCGCGGCACCTACACTACCCAGAGTCGCAATAAGCGAGCCAACCGCAAGAGCGAGTTCTTGCTGCATGATGCCGAATATCTGGCCACATTAGCCGCCATGCTGGATTCTGGATATGAGTATCCTGCTGCTACCATACGAAAGGCCTGGGAGTTGGTCTGCCTCAATCAGTTCCACGACATCATCCCGGGAAGCAGTATCAACCCTGTGTACGTCGAGTCCCTGGAACAGTATGCCGAGATCGAGGAGATGGGGTCTGGCGTGCGAGACAAGGCTTTGCAGGCGGTGGCAACAATAATCGGCAGCGATATCCTGGTTGTGAACCCCACCTCCTTTGTCCTGGATGATCTGGCCTACCTGCCCGAGCAACTGCAGGCTGGTGAGCGTCTGCAGCGGCCCGATGGCGTGCCGGTACCGACCCAGGTGGCTGACGGTGGCACATGGGCCGCTACGGGCGAACTGGCTCCATTCAGCGTAACCCCGCTCGCCGTGGCCGGCGGCAACCCACCGGAGTTGGACACAGAACTCAATGTTTCGCCCACGCTGCTCGAAAACGCCTACCTCCGGGTGGAACTTGACCCGGCCGGTGACATCGTGCGCATTCTCGACAAGGCAAACGATCGGGAGGTGCTGCCGGCTGGTACGGTTGCCAATCAGTTCCAGGCCCTGGAGGACCGGCCAATGAACTGGGATGCCTGGGATGTGGACATCTTCATCGACGACAAGATGTGGACTGCAGAACCGGCAACCTCGGTCGAGGTCGTGGAGGCGGGTCCGCTGCGGGCCACCCTGGAGATCCGCCGGCGCGTTCTCAACAGCAATTACGTTCAGCGCATCTCGTTGAGTCACAACAGCGCTCGCCTGGACTTCGATACCCAAATCGACTGGCGGGAACGTCATATCATGCTCAAAGTGGCCTTCCCGGTGGAGGTCTTCTCACCGGTGGCGACCTATGAGATCCAATGGGGCAACGTCGAGCGGCCCACCCACAGCAACACCAGTTGGGATTGGGCCCGCTTCGAGACCTGCGCTCAGAAATGGGTCGATCTTAGCGAGGGTGGCTATGGTATCAGTCTGCTCAACGACTGCAAGTATGGCCACGACATCAAGGACAATGTGATGCGCATTAGCCTGCTGCGCGGTCCAACCAGTCCCGATCCCGAGGCCGACCAGGGTGAACATCGTTTTGCGTACAGCTTGCTTCCCCACGCCGGTGGTTGGGGCGAGACGACAATCGCGGCAGCCTATGCCTTGAATGATCCGTTGATTGTGTGGGTCAACCCAGGTGAACTTGAATCGTCGGCTCAGGCTACTCAGGTTGATGACTCTGGTGATCGCCGCGTTGCCGTGTCTTCCCATCCCTCCTTCGTCTCGGTCGACCAGCCCAACGTGGTGGTGGAGACGATCAAACGAGCCGAGGATGGCAATGGTTTGATTGTGCGTCTTTACGAAAGCCAGCGCCGCCGTGGTCTTGTCACATTGACGGCGGCCTTTGAGGTTGCAGAGGCCTGGCATGCCAATCTCTTGGAGGAGAATGAGACGGAGCTGGAGGCCAGCGGCAACCAGGTGACCCTGTCCATCAAGCCCTACGAAATCGTGACCGTGCGTCTCATCCCGGTCGCCTGACGTCCCGGTAAGGGCATGATATCCCAACTACGGAGCCTTGCCACGCGTGACGCCGCCCCACGGGATATCATGCCCCTGGGTACCCGCCGACGCCCGGCCACACGTGACGACGCCCCATGGGATATCTTGTCCCCTGGGTACCCGGTGCCTGTCATCAAGGAGATCATCACCATGCCAAATCCCATCGGTAACGTCCGTCAAAAGGTAAAGATCGCAGCCGGCCTGTTCTGGGCGGATTACGCAGTGCTGGGCGCGCAGGTTCAGGAATTGGAGGCGGCCGGCGTCGACTGGTTGCATATCGAAGTGCGCGATGGCACCTATATGGACTTCGGCATGCCTCGCGGTGGCTTCGATATCATCGAGGCGGTGCGCAAAAGCACCTCCCTTCCGATCGAGGCACAGTTACAGATGGTGCGGCCGAGCTTCGATGTCTTTCGGCAACTGGCAGACCTGGGCGTGGACCTGATCACACTGCCGGTCGAGACGATGGCTGAACTCACAATGCAAGCCATCACCTTCATCAAGGACGCTCTCGATCTGAAGGCCGGCGTCTGGGCCTGGCAGGGTGTGCCGATAGCCGCGTTCGAGCAATACCTGTTACCTTTCGTCGACATCATCGAGTACGAGAGTCGGGCTCATTTCTGGGTCAAGGAAACTGGCAAGAGCCCTCACACCATGGACCCGATCATGGTCGAAAACATCCATCGTCTGCACACCATGATTCTTGACGCGGGGCTGGAGGAAAGAATCGATCTGATGGAGGACGGTGGCTTGAACGCCGGCAATGTGGCTGAGTTCATCGAAGCAGGCATGACCGTGGGCGAGTTTTCATCGCCGCTGCTCAAGGGACCCGATGGCAAATATCAGCCTGGCATCGGCCAGATCGAAGCAGCTGTGGCAAGGCTGCGTGCAGTGATGGATAAGGCGAGCGATACCTATCGAAACGAAGATGGGCTGATCAGCAGCCAACAGAAGAGGTAGGCAGATGAAACAACTGGGAATCGCCATGATCGGCTATGGCGGAATCGGCCGCGTGCACGCGATGGCCTACCGGACGATCCCGTTCCATTATGGCCTGGCCGCAGACACGTTCAGGATCGTTGGTGTTGCCACCACTCAGGAGACTACAGCCCGCAAGGCCGCGGCTGAGATTGGTTGCGAAAACTGGACGAGCGATTATCGGGACCTGCTGGCGCGCGACGATGTGGATCTGGTCGACGTCTGCGTGCCAAATCATAAACATGAGGAAATCGTCGTAGCGGCTGCCGAAGCTGGAAAACATATCTACTGCGAAAAACCACTCTCGATGGATGTTGCAGAGGGCAAGCGCATGGTAGCTGCTTGCGAGCTGGCGGGAATAAAAACCCAGATGACCTTCAATTTTCGCTTTTTCCCGGCGATTACACGGGCGCGGCAGTTGATGGAGCAGGGCTTCCTGGGGCGCATCTTCTCCTTTCGGGGCCGCTACTACCGCTCCAGCTACATTGACACCAATAAACCCCTCTCCTGGCGATTGCGCAAGGAGATCGCCGGCGGCGGTGCCCTCTTTGACCTTGGGTCCCACGTGCTCGACCTGGTCACCTACCTGTTGGGTGATTTTGGGTCGGTACAGGCAACCATCGACACATTGATCAGGGAACGCCCGATAGCTCCCGGGTCGGATGAGATGGCCCCGGTGGATGTGGATGATATTGCTCTGATGCATCTGCGCATGGCCGATGGCACCCTGGGTCTTGTCGAGATCTCCCGGATGGGTACAGGTGCCACCAATGACCTCCAGATCGAGATATTTGGCGATCGGGGCGCGATGCGCTTCAATTCGACCGACCCCAGTTGGCTGGAAGTGTATGATCTGCGGGACCCTGGTCAACCACTGGGCGGCATGAGGGGATTCCGTAAACTGGAAACGGTGCAGCGCCACGAGGGTCAGAAGTCGCCCGACTGGTCGATGCCGCCAGGTTTTGTGCGGGCTCATGCCGAGTGTCAATACCAGTTCTTGCGTGCGATCGTCGACGATGTCTCTTCCAGCCCGTCGCTGGCCGACGGCTTGCGTGTGCAGGAGGCCATGGAGGCGGCCCTTCAGTCCTCGGCCCAGAATCGCTGGGTAACGGTGGAGGAAGTGAGGTAGGATGACACGGAGACGCGGCGACGCAGAGACACGGCGATATTCTGACATTCCGACATTCTGACACACTGGCATGCTGAATCCCTGGGTTATCGGCGCCGATTTGGGCGGCACCAAGATCGAGTTGGGCCTGGTTGATCCTGAGAACCAGGTTGTGGCCCGGAGGCGCATTGCCACCGAGGCCGAAAAAGGGCCCGATCACGTGGTCAACGGAATCGCTGGCAGCGTCGGCGATCTTCGCGCTGCCCTGCCTTCAGGAGCGAAGATAGCAGCTCTGGCCATCTGCTCGCCCGGTCCGCTCGATCACGAAAGCGGTGTGTTGATGGACCCGCCCAATCTTCGCGGCCTTCATAACACACCCTTGCGCCAAATGCTGGAGGATCGACTGCAGATGCCGGTTGCCCTGGAGCATGATGCTAAGGCCGCTGCTCTGGGTGAGCTTAACTTCGGTGCCGGCCGCGGGGCATCCAGTATGGTCTATATCGTCGTCGGTACCGGTGTGGGTGCGGCCATAATCCTGGATGGCAACATGGTCCGCGGCGAACATAACTTTGCCGGTGAGGTAGGGCATATCACCATTGACCGCTACGGGGAGTTGTGCCACTGCGGAAGCCGGGGCTGTGCCGAAACCTTTATCAGCGGTCCTTCCCTTGCGAAACGATATCGCCAGGCCATGGAGAATGAGGGCAGCGCTGTAGATGCCCGGCCCATCTCGGGAGAGTTTGTGTCGGAGCTGGCTGCCCAGGGTGACCACCTGGCTGAAACCGTTATGCAGGCCGCCGGCGAGGCGCTGGGACTGGTCGTCGCTTCCCTGGCGATGACTGTCAATGTCGACCTGTATGTCATTGGCGGTAGTGTGGTCAATGCAGGTGACCTGCTGCTCGAGCCCGCGCGCCGTACTGTCCCCCACTATACCTTCCAGTCGGTGGGTGACAACGTGCGCATTGTTGCAGCCGGGCTGGGGGGAGTTGGACCCGTTCTGGGCTGTGCGTGGCTTGCCCGGCAGATCGACCAGGAGGATTTGCTGCAAAAATGAGACAAACCTTGCACCAGCTCAACGAAAATCCCCTATCAGCCTTTCCTCCAGAGTTGTGGCATTCTACACGGCCCTCTGAACGGGCGGCCCGCATCAAGGGCCGGTTGCTGAGCGATGAACGCCAGGTTGATATCGAGCGGGCTCGCTACGCGACAGAGAGCTACAGGGAAACCGAGGGACGGCCCATGCCTCTGCGTCGGGCCGCCATGCTGCTTCATCTGGTCCGCCACATGAGCATCGGCATTGAGCCCGACGAGTTGATCGTGGGCAACCGTTCCTTGTTACCCAGAATGGGAGTCATTGCGCCGGAGGGCGCCGTCGCCTGGATCGATCGGGAACTGGATATCCTTTCCACTCGTCCCCAGGATCGCTTCAACATTCGTCCGGAGCAGCGTAGTGAGCTCCGCGAACAGATATTTCCCTATTGGCAGGGCAAAACCCTGGAGGATATGGTTGCCAGGCGCGTGCCCGATCATGTCAAGGTAGCGGTGAAGGGCAAAGCCTTCAGTCTGAACCAGACCGATCATGCTCAGGGCCACATCCTGCCTGACGTCGCCGGTTGGTTGAG
The Chloroflexota bacterium DNA segment above includes these coding regions:
- a CDS encoding ROK family protein, with product MLNPWVIGADLGGTKIELGLVDPENQVVARRRIATEAEKGPDHVVNGIAGSVGDLRAALPSGAKIAALAICSPGPLDHESGVLMDPPNLRGLHNTPLRQMLEDRLQMPVALEHDAKAAALGELNFGAGRGASSMVYIVVGTGVGAAIILDGNMVRGEHNFAGEVGHITIDRYGELCHCGSRGCAETFISGPSLAKRYRQAMENEGSAVDARPISGEFVSELAAQGDHLAETVMQAAGEALGLVVASLAMTVNVDLYVIGGSVVNAGDLLLEPARRTVPHYTFQSVGDNVRIVAAGLGGVGPVLGCAWLARQIDQEDLLQK
- a CDS encoding Gfo/Idh/MocA family oxidoreductase, translating into MKQLGIAMIGYGGIGRVHAMAYRTIPFHYGLAADTFRIVGVATTQETTARKAAAEIGCENWTSDYRDLLARDDVDLVDVCVPNHKHEEIVVAAAEAGKHIYCEKPLSMDVAEGKRMVAACELAGIKTQMTFNFRFFPAITRARQLMEQGFLGRIFSFRGRYYRSSYIDTNKPLSWRLRKEIAGGGALFDLGSHVLDLVTYLLGDFGSVQATIDTLIRERPIAPGSDEMAPVDVDDIALMHLRMADGTLGLVEISRMGTGATNDLQIEIFGDRGAMRFNSTDPSWLEVYDLRDPGQPLGGMRGFRKLETVQRHEGQKSPDWSMPPGFVRAHAECQYQFLRAIVDDVSSSPSLADGLRVQEAMEAALQSSAQNRWVTVEEVR
- a CDS encoding alpha-mannosidase, which produces MLHEMRWTETKIRQRLELIEPLVYRRRQPLASFRHMTLPDPLTDPPIGIEVDDSDWETIEPDSYWGIWMTDYALRTSFQVPQDWDADSPVALYLPLGEAGDFSHPEGLAYIDGEPYAACDRHHQEILLPDKWRDGKSHLLALHTWTGLGGWRFDSPATKLFMRTCEVVQLDQPTRDFVATARVALGIASALDENAPAKGNLLNALDEAFKILDTRAPLADRFYNSVAPAHAALQAGIDLAGAPMDVDVVGVGHAHIDVAWLWTLGQTRRKSGRTFHTVLRLMEQFPDYHFVQSQPQLYDYIQEDYPGLLDAIKERVAEGRWEPLGGMWVEADCNLSGPESLARQFLLGRTFFQEHFGRDADSPVLWLPDVFGYAWALPQLIKQAGLDYFMTIKIGWNQYNRLPYDSFWWQGLDGTRVLTHFSTTPDVGGGFGASTYNAMAVPEQAITTWTNFQQKELQQELLMIFGYGDGGGGPTREMLENFRELEAFPATPRMRQDSAGDFFRNLETTSGDRLPTWNAELYFELHRGTYTTQSRNKRANRKSEFLLHDAEYLATLAAMLDSGYEYPAATIRKAWELVCLNQFHDIIPGSSINPVYVESLEQYAEIEEMGSGVRDKALQAVATIIGSDILVVNPTSFVLDDLAYLPEQLQAGERLQRPDGVPVPTQVADGGTWAATGELAPFSVTPLAVAGGNPPELDTELNVSPTLLENAYLRVELDPAGDIVRILDKANDREVLPAGTVANQFQALEDRPMNWDAWDVDIFIDDKMWTAEPATSVEVVEAGPLRATLEIRRRVLNSNYVQRISLSHNSARLDFDTQIDWRERHIMLKVAFPVEVFSPVATYEIQWGNVERPTHSNTSWDWARFETCAQKWVDLSEGGYGISLLNDCKYGHDIKDNVMRISLLRGPTSPDPEADQGEHRFAYSLLPHAGGWGETTIAAAYALNDPLIVWVNPGELESSAQATQVDDSGDRRVAVSSHPSFVSVDQPNVVVETIKRAEDGNGLIVRLYESQRRRGLVTLTAAFEVAEAWHANLLEENETELEASGNQVTLSIKPYEIVTVRLIPVA